From the genome of Populus alba chromosome 10, ASM523922v2, whole genome shotgun sequence, one region includes:
- the LOC118046963 gene encoding uncharacterized protein isoform X2, with the protein MLAFVYSRFEMVHDALFVLVKMKEQNLRPSIQTYNSLLYNLRHTDIMWDVYNDIKDSGTPQSARTSSIIVDGLCGQSRFRDAVSFLRQNDGKEFAPSVVSFNTIMSRYCKLGLADVAKSFFCMMLKYGILPDTYSYNILIHGLIVAGSMEEALELTNDMEKQGLQPDMVTYKIVAKGFHLLGLMSGAREIIQQMLTDEGLKPDLVTYTILICGHCQMGNIEEALRLRRDLLSSGFQLNVILYSVLLSSLCKRGQVDEALKLLYEMEANNLQPDLVTYSILIHGLCKQGKVQQAIQLYKEMCFNRIFPNSFAQSGILKGLCKKGMLSEARMYFDSLIMSNLNPDVTLYNIMIDGYVKLGDVEEAVRLYKRLRDKAIAPSIVTFNSLIYGFCKNRKVVEARRLLDSIKLHGLEPSAVTYTTLMNAYCEEGNINKLHELLLEMNLKGIEPTVVTYTVVIKGLCKQWKLEESVQLLEDMRAKGLAPDQITYNTIIQCFCKAKDMRKAFELLDDMLIHNLEPTPATYNVLIDGLCRYGDVKDADRVLVSLQDRNINLTKVAYTTMIKAHCVKGDAQQAVKVFHQMVEKGFEVSIKDYSAVINRLCKRCLINEAKYYFCIMLSDGVSPDQEIFEMMLNAFHRAGHVHSVFELLAVMIKFGLLHD; encoded by the coding sequence ATGTTGGCTTTTGTTTATTCGAGATTTGAGATGGTTCATGATGCTCTTTTTGTTCTCGTGAAGATGAAAGAACAGAATTTGCGACCATCGATACAAACGTACAACAGTTTGTTGTACAACTTGAGGCACACTGATATTATGTGGGATGTCTACAATGATATCAAAGACAGTGGCACTCCTCAGAGTGCTCGCACTAGTTCCATAATTGTAGATGGGCTATGCGGACAGTCTAGATTTCGAGATGCAGTTTCGTTCCTGCGGCAGAATGATGGGAAGGAGTTTGCACCTTctgttgtttcttttaataCCATCATGTCAAGGTACTGTAAGTTAGGTTTAGCTGATGTTGCAAAATCTTTTTTCTGTATGATGCTCAAATATGGAATACTTCCCGACACATACAGTTACAATATACTTATTCATGGGTTGATTGTAGCTGGTTCCATGGAAGAAGCTTTGGAGCTCACAAATGACATGGAGAAGCAGGGTTTACAGCCTGATATGGTAACTTACAAAATTGTTGCCAAAGGTTTCCATCTACTTGGTTTGATGAGTGGGGCCCGGGAGATCATTCAGCAGATGTTAACTGATGAAGGGCTAAAGCCAGATCTTGTTACCTATACAATACTAATATGCGGGCATTGCCAAATGGGAAATATTGAGGAAGCATTAAGGCTGAGAAGGGATCTGCTTTCAAGCGGTTTTCAGTTGAATGTCATTTTATACAGTGTGTTGCTCAGCAGCTTGTGTAAACGTGGACAAGTTGATGAAGCATTGAAATTGCTTTATGAAATGGAAGCCAACAACTTGCAACCAGATCTTGTTACATATTCTATCCTTATTCATGGCCTCTGCAAGCAAGGAAAAGTCCAACAGGCCATACAACTATATAAAGAAATGTGCTTCAACAGAATCTTTCCAAATTCTTTTGCCCAGAGCGGTATTCTAAAGGGTCTTTGTAAGAAAGGGATGTTATCAGAAGCCAGGATGTATTTTGACTCTCTGATAATGAGTAACTTGAATCCTGATGTCACTCTGTATAATATCATGATCGATGGGTATGTAAAACTTGGTGATGTTGAAGAGGCTGTCCGATTATACAAGAGGTTGAGAGACAAAGCAATAGCTCCTAGTATAGTAACTTTTAATTCTCTTATTTATGGATTCTGCAAAAACAGAAAGGTTGTTGAGGCTAGAAGGTTGTTGGATTCAATCAAGCTGCATGGATTGGAACCAAGTGCAGTAACTTATACCACTCTCATGAATGCATACTGTGAAGAGGGTAATATAAACAAGTTGCATGAATTGCTGCTTGAGATGAATTTAAAAGGCATAGAACCTACTGTTGTCACTTACACTGTAGTAATCAAAGGACTCTGCAAACAATGGAAATTAGAAGAATCTGTCCAATTACTAGAGGATATGCGTGCTAAAGGCCTAGCTCCAGATCAAATTACATACAATACAATCATTCAGTGTTTCTGCAAGGCTAAAGACATGAGAAAAGCATTTGAATTACTTGATGACATGTTGATTCATAACCTAGAGCCTACTCCTGCTACATATAATGTTCTCATTGATGGCCTTTGTCGATACGGTGATGTAAAGGATGCTGACCGTGTACTGGTTTCTCTTCAGGACCGAAATATCAACTTGACAAAAGTTGCTTACACCACAATGATCAAAGCACATTGCGTCAAGGGTGATGCACAACAAGCTGTGAAGGTGTTCCATCAAATGGTGGAGAAGGGGTTTGAAGTATCGATCAAAGATTATAGTGCTGTGATTAATAGATTATGCAAGAGATGTCTAATAaatgaagccaagtactattTCTGTATTATGTTATCTGATGGTGTTTCCCCTGATCAAGAAATATTTGAAATGATGCTTAATGCCTTTCACAGAGCTGGCCATGTCCACTCGGTGTTTGAACTACTAGCTGTGATGATCAAATTCGGGTTACTGCATGATTAA
- the LOC118046954 gene encoding uncharacterized protein, with protein sequence MYKANVRKQILEKNNILIKEKENPISSTQGLFSKHLKRVYPIGLHRSTSSLSLSSVSLSLSQNSNDSSLTDSSAVPLEQKISLALRLISPLERREVPVARNFQPQQQQQQQNQDSNDGEVKRCNWITKNSDKVYVAFHDECWGVPVYDDNQLFELLALSGMLMDYNWTEILKRKELFREAFEGFDPNIVAKMGEKEIMEIASNKAIMLAESRVRCIVDNSKCILKIAREFGSFSNYMWGNVNFKPTINRYKYPRNVPLRSPKAEAISKDLLKRGFRFAGPVIVYSFMQAAGLTIDHLVDCFRYSECVSLAERPWRHI encoded by the exons ATGTATAAGGCTAatgtaagaaaacaaattctggagaagaacaacattttaatcaaagaaaaagagaacCCAATAAGTAGTACTCAAGGGCTCTTCTCTAAACACCTCAAGAGAGTTTATCCAATTGGGCTACATAGAAGCACTTCCTCCCTATCCTTATCATCAGTGTCTTTATCTTTGTCACAGAACTCAAATGATTCTTCTCTCACAGATTCTTCAGCTGTTCCATTGGAACAGAAGATATCCTTGGCACTTCGTCTAATTTCTCCACTGGAAAGAAGAGAAGTCCCGGTGGCTAGAAACTTCCAGccacagcagcagcaacagcagcagaaTCAGGATTCTAACGATGGGGAGGTGAAGAGGTGCAACTGGATTACAAAGAACAGTG ATAAAGTTTATGTGGCATTTCATGATGAATGCTGGGGAGTTCCAGTATACGACGATAA TCAATTGTTCGAGCTGCTTGCGTTGTCTGGTATGCTGATGGACTATAATTGGACAGAGattttgaaaagaaaggaaCTATTCAG AGAAGCTTTCGAGGGATTCGATCCGAATATTGTAGCGAAAATGGGAGAGAAAGAAATCATGGAGATAGCCTCAAACAAGGCAATCATGTTGGCTGAGAGCAGAGTGAGGTGCATAGTGGACAATTCCAAATGCATACTGAAG ATTGCAAGGGAATTTGGATCTTTTAGCAATTACATGTGGGGTAATGTGAATTTCAAACCCACAATCAACCGGTACAAATATCCAAGAAATGTTCCTTTAAGGTCTCCAAAAGCAGAAGCCATTAGCAAGGATCTACTCAAGCGTGGATTTAGATTCGCCGGACCAGTGATTGTGTACTCATTCATGCAAGCAGCAGGGTTGACAATCGATCATCTTGTCGATTGTTTTAGGTACAGTGAATGTGTAAGCCTCGCAGAAAGACCATGGAGGCATATCTAA
- the LOC118046963 gene encoding uncharacterized protein isoform X1 yields MLNKWTRALYLPIKSPILTSLSSLIFSKLSISSAANLDTTTINTTIPIVQISTDPVHAILSGFRDLGFRQFVSGHYFKDLVVMLNQAQMDDVIENLSVENADFVVDFYHLSRNEFGFQHSRVSRFLVSHVLARKRRFKDLRLVLDQMLQEEGTGSAPLLCKLLFRSFKGWDSSNVVWDMLAFVYSRFEMVHDALFVLVKMKEQNLRPSIQTYNSLLYNLRHTDIMWDVYNDIKDSGTPQSARTSSIIVDGLCGQSRFRDAVSFLRQNDGKEFAPSVVSFNTIMSRYCKLGLADVAKSFFCMMLKYGILPDTYSYNILIHGLIVAGSMEEALELTNDMEKQGLQPDMVTYKIVAKGFHLLGLMSGAREIIQQMLTDEGLKPDLVTYTILICGHCQMGNIEEALRLRRDLLSSGFQLNVILYSVLLSSLCKRGQVDEALKLLYEMEANNLQPDLVTYSILIHGLCKQGKVQQAIQLYKEMCFNRIFPNSFAQSGILKGLCKKGMLSEARMYFDSLIMSNLNPDVTLYNIMIDGYVKLGDVEEAVRLYKRLRDKAIAPSIVTFNSLIYGFCKNRKVVEARRLLDSIKLHGLEPSAVTYTTLMNAYCEEGNINKLHELLLEMNLKGIEPTVVTYTVVIKGLCKQWKLEESVQLLEDMRAKGLAPDQITYNTIIQCFCKAKDMRKAFELLDDMLIHNLEPTPATYNVLIDGLCRYGDVKDADRVLVSLQDRNINLTKVAYTTMIKAHCVKGDAQQAVKVFHQMVEKGFEVSIKDYSAVINRLCKRCLINEAKYYFCIMLSDGVSPDQEIFEMMLNAFHRAGHVHSVFELLAVMIKFGLLHD; encoded by the exons ATGCTCAACAAATGGACCAGGGCACTCTATCTTCCCATTAAATCCCCAATTCTtacctctctctcctccctcatCTTCTCTAAACTCTCTATCTCCTCCGCTGCCAATCTCGATACCACCaccatcaacaccaccatcccTATTGTTCAAATCTCAACGGACCCAGTTCACGCGATTCTTTCTGGCTTTAGGGACCTGGGTTTTAGACAATTTGTCAGTGGTCATTACTTCAAAGACTTGGTTGTGATGTTAAATCAGGCTCAAATGGATGATGTGATTGAGAATTTGAGCGTCGAGAATGCGGATTTTGTGGTGGATTTCTATCATTTGTCAAGGAATGAGTTTGGATTCCAACATTCGAGGGTTTCTAGGTTTTTGGTTTCTCATGTTTTGGCGCGAAAGAGAAGGTTTAAGGACTTGCGTTTGGTTTTGGATCAAATGCTTCAAGAGGAAG GCACCGGGTCAGCTCCTTTGCTTTGTAAGCTGCTTTTCAGGAGCTTCAAGGGTTGGGATTCGAGCAATGTGGTATGGGATATGTTGGCTTTTGTTTATTCGAGATTTGAGATGGTTCATGATGCTCTTTTTGTTCTCGTGAAGATGAAAGAACAGAATTTGCGACCATCGATACAAACGTACAACAGTTTGTTGTACAACTTGAGGCACACTGATATTATGTGGGATGTCTACAATGATATCAAAGACAGTGGCACTCCTCAGAGTGCTCGCACTAGTTCCATAATTGTAGATGGGCTATGCGGACAGTCTAGATTTCGAGATGCAGTTTCGTTCCTGCGGCAGAATGATGGGAAGGAGTTTGCACCTTctgttgtttcttttaataCCATCATGTCAAGGTACTGTAAGTTAGGTTTAGCTGATGTTGCAAAATCTTTTTTCTGTATGATGCTCAAATATGGAATACTTCCCGACACATACAGTTACAATATACTTATTCATGGGTTGATTGTAGCTGGTTCCATGGAAGAAGCTTTGGAGCTCACAAATGACATGGAGAAGCAGGGTTTACAGCCTGATATGGTAACTTACAAAATTGTTGCCAAAGGTTTCCATCTACTTGGTTTGATGAGTGGGGCCCGGGAGATCATTCAGCAGATGTTAACTGATGAAGGGCTAAAGCCAGATCTTGTTACCTATACAATACTAATATGCGGGCATTGCCAAATGGGAAATATTGAGGAAGCATTAAGGCTGAGAAGGGATCTGCTTTCAAGCGGTTTTCAGTTGAATGTCATTTTATACAGTGTGTTGCTCAGCAGCTTGTGTAAACGTGGACAAGTTGATGAAGCATTGAAATTGCTTTATGAAATGGAAGCCAACAACTTGCAACCAGATCTTGTTACATATTCTATCCTTATTCATGGCCTCTGCAAGCAAGGAAAAGTCCAACAGGCCATACAACTATATAAAGAAATGTGCTTCAACAGAATCTTTCCAAATTCTTTTGCCCAGAGCGGTATTCTAAAGGGTCTTTGTAAGAAAGGGATGTTATCAGAAGCCAGGATGTATTTTGACTCTCTGATAATGAGTAACTTGAATCCTGATGTCACTCTGTATAATATCATGATCGATGGGTATGTAAAACTTGGTGATGTTGAAGAGGCTGTCCGATTATACAAGAGGTTGAGAGACAAAGCAATAGCTCCTAGTATAGTAACTTTTAATTCTCTTATTTATGGATTCTGCAAAAACAGAAAGGTTGTTGAGGCTAGAAGGTTGTTGGATTCAATCAAGCTGCATGGATTGGAACCAAGTGCAGTAACTTATACCACTCTCATGAATGCATACTGTGAAGAGGGTAATATAAACAAGTTGCATGAATTGCTGCTTGAGATGAATTTAAAAGGCATAGAACCTACTGTTGTCACTTACACTGTAGTAATCAAAGGACTCTGCAAACAATGGAAATTAGAAGAATCTGTCCAATTACTAGAGGATATGCGTGCTAAAGGCCTAGCTCCAGATCAAATTACATACAATACAATCATTCAGTGTTTCTGCAAGGCTAAAGACATGAGAAAAGCATTTGAATTACTTGATGACATGTTGATTCATAACCTAGAGCCTACTCCTGCTACATATAATGTTCTCATTGATGGCCTTTGTCGATACGGTGATGTAAAGGATGCTGACCGTGTACTGGTTTCTCTTCAGGACCGAAATATCAACTTGACAAAAGTTGCTTACACCACAATGATCAAAGCACATTGCGTCAAGGGTGATGCACAACAAGCTGTGAAGGTGTTCCATCAAATGGTGGAGAAGGGGTTTGAAGTATCGATCAAAGATTATAGTGCTGTGATTAATAGATTATGCAAGAGATGTCTAATAaatgaagccaagtactattTCTGTATTATGTTATCTGATGGTGTTTCCCCTGATCAAGAAATATTTGAAATGATGCTTAATGCCTTTCACAGAGCTGGCCATGTCCACTCGGTGTTTGAACTACTAGCTGTGATGATCAAATTCGGGTTACTGCATGATTAA
- the LOC118046942 gene encoding phosphatidylinositol 4-kinase gamma 5, whose protein sequence is MSRKLDSPVQTQMAVAVFKSPLGGEYHGSKRMEGKQPAGRRRVFVQTDTGCVLGMELDRSDNAHTVKRRLQIALNVSTEESSLTFGDMVLKNDLSAVRNDSPLLLTRNYLHRSSSTPCLSPTGRDIQQRDQSRPIEILGQSNSFAKMKPVVKESIKAIKNGVDPLPVHSGLGGAYYFRNSRGQSVAIVKPTDEEPFAPNNPKGFVGKALGQPGLKRSVRVGETGFREVAAYLLDHDHFANVPPTALVKITHSIFNVNDGVNGNKPHKKKQVSKIASFQQFIPHDFDASDHGTSSFPVSSVHRIGILDIRIFNTDRHAGNLLVRKLDGVGRFGQVELIPIDHGLCLPETLEDPYFEWIHWPQASIPFSDDELDYIEKLNPGKDCDMLRMQLPMIRVACLRVLVLCTIFLKEAAIHGLCLAEIGEMMSREFRPAEEEPSELELVCIEARRLIAEREAFSPRGDLGDDQEFQFDLDCDETPYDFTAKLTADDYMIRSPFQFGIGSGSGRFPLSKLEESIEEDEESEGEEEQEGFAALRTLEKLPTISKLSMSLKSTTLGDKNQKLSGTKPENGCLSNRSSGHRSANEQLPASVSFVELADMTEEEWTLFLEKFQELLYPAFDKRKSVTLGPRQRQRLGTSCQF, encoded by the coding sequence ATGTCTCGTAAATTGGACAGCCCAGTTCAAACACAGATGGCAGTGGCAGTCTTTAAGAGCCCACTTGGTGGGGAATACCATGGAAGTAAAAGAATGGAAGGGAAACAGCCTGCTGGGAGGAGACGAGTTTTTGTGCAAACCGATACTGGTTGTGTCTTGGGAATGGAGTTGGATCGCAGTGACAATGCTCATACAGTGAAAAGAAGGTTGCAGATTGCCCTTAACGTGTCAACTGAGGAGAGTTCCTTGACTTTTGGGGATATGGTGCTGAAGAACGACCTCAGTGCTGTTCGTAATGATTCACCTCTTCTTTTAACACGGAACTATCTGCATAGAAGCTCATCTACTCCCTGTCTTTCACCGACTGGAAGAGACATCCAACAGAGAGACCAGAGTCGTCCTATTGAGATATTGGGACAGTCAAATAGCTTTGCTAAAATGAAACCGGTGGTCAAGGAAAGtatcaaggcaattaaaaacGGTGTTGACCCGCTTCCTGTTCATAGTGGGCTCGGTGGTGCATACTATTTTAGGAACAGCAGAGGTCAGAGTGTTGCCATTGTGAAGCCAACAGATGAAGAACCTTTTGCACCAAACAATCCAAAAGGTTTTGTTGGCAAAGCTCTTGGGCAACCGGGTTTGAAACGGTCTGTGCGTGTTGGGGAGACAGGGTTCAGGGAAGTGGCAGCATACCTTCTTGACCATGATCACTTTGCTAATGTGCCTCCTACTGCACTTGTGAAGATCACTCACTCAATCTTCAATGTCAACGACGGGGTAAATGGCAATAAGCCACACAAGAAGAAGCAGGTCAGCAAGATTGCGTCTTTCCAGCAGTTCATTCCACATGATTTTGATGCCAGTGATCACGGTACATCAAGCTTCCCAGTATCATCTGTGCATCGTATTGGGATATTAGACATTAGAATTTTTAACACTGACAGACATGCTGGGAACCTTCTAGTCAGGAAGCTTGATGGTGTCGGGAGATTTGGGCAAGTGGAGCTGATTCCAATTGATCATGGGCTTTGCTTGCCAGAAACATTGGAGGATCCATACTTCGAGTGGATTCATTGGCCTCAGGCTTCAATTCCGTTCTCAGATGACGAGCTTGACTATATAGAAAAACTTAACCCTGGCAAGGATTGTGATATGCTGCGAATGCAGCTTCCGATGATCAGAGTGGCTTGCCTGCGGGTTCTAGTTCTCTGCACAATTTTTCTCAAGGAGGCTGCAATCCATGGTCTCTGTCTTGCTGAAATTGGTGAGATGATGAGCAGGGAGTTCCGACCTGCTGAGGAGGAACCCAGTGAGCTTGAGCTTGTGTGCATTGAGGCAAGGAGGTTGATAGCCGAGCGGGAGGCTTTTTCTCCCAGGGGTGATTTGGGAGATGATCAGGAATTCCAATTTGATTTAGACTGCGATGAAACACCATATGACTTCACTGCTAAGCTAACAGCAGATGACTACATGATCAGGTCACCATTCCAATTTGGAATTGGATCTGGGAGTGGTCGTTTCCCACTCTCAAAATTGGAGGAAAGCATTGAGGAGGACGAGGAAAGTGAAGGGGAGGAAGAGCAAGAGGGTTTTGCTGCCCTGCGTACTCTTGAAAAACTCCCAACCATTTCAAAGCTTTCCATGTCATTGAAGAGTACCACGTTAGGTGACAAGAACCAGAAGTTATCAGGAACAAAACCAGAAAATGGCTGTCTTAGTAATAGATCGTCCGGGCACAGGAGTGCTAACGAGCAGCTTCCTGCAAGTGTAAGTTTCGTGGAGCTGGCAGATATGACTGAGGAAGAGTGGACCTTGTTTTTGGAGAAATTTCAGGAACTGCTGTACCCAGCATTTGACAAACGCAAATCTGTCACCCTAGGTCCGAGGCAGAGACAGAGGCTTGGTACTTCATGCCAGTTTTGA